The nucleotide sequence TACTTCTACTTCTCCGTTAGATTCCTTAAACTCATAATTATTGAATTTCCCTAAGTTTAATGGTTTTTCATCTTTTGCCCACAATGATGTATGCAGGAATATTGCATCCGTTTCTTTTGCTTTGGAGAATATATTTTTTACCTTCTCCTTATCATACTCACCTTGTGGGTATTTCCCACTTTTAAATACTTTTATCTTCACTATTTCGCCTCGTTTCTTATCTTAACTGACCTTTCTTCCACTTTATTATCCAATCCTTATACTTTATCCTCTGACCTCTATTTAAGCCCATAAATCGTCGCTGTGGGATATTCCTTTTTGGATATCCAAAATTATGGACTGCTGCGTACTTTGTATTTGTTCCAACAATAGCTTCTGTTCTTGTATTTCGTGCCCTTATGGAATTTCTTAACCTTCCTGTATTACTTAATATTCTGCTTCTGCCTTTTACTGCTCTTCTTCCCCTCTTCTTTTTAAGACCTGAATTGTATCTTGATATTATGGTATTTCCTTTTAACCCTTTCCATGGTCTGCCGTCAGTGTCTACTTCATTTCTAAACCTCATATCCACTTCTTTTTTCATATCCCTTGAGATTTTTCCTGTTAGATAAGTAATATCATACATACTCTTTACTGCTTTTACTCTTTTATCCAGATTCTTGAGATTCCTTATTACTTTTAGTTTAGCCTTCATAATTAGATACCTTCTTGTAAAGTTCCTCAGCTTCTTTTTCCTTTTGGTTTACATATCTTTTTATACCTGATATGTAATTACTTCCTATATTCTTATCAAAGCCTTTTTGAGGATTTGTCCCTATTTCTCCGCTTTCTGCTCTGTATCCGTAATTAGTCATATCCTCTTCACTCAAAGCCGTTACTCTGCTTCTACATCTGAAATGATTTGGCGGATAATATACCTCCCAGAAAGGACTGTCTAATCTATACACTTTTCCATCTAACTGTCTACATAAATCTGTCTCCCTTCCGTCTAATATGGCATCATACAGGCCGTAAATGAATCCATACTGCATACCTTCCTGTAATTGTTCCCACTGACCTACACTTTGTGCATTTATCATTGTCTGGTCAAATACCTGTCTTAGATAATATCCGTCTTTTCCAAAGCCTAAGCTTTCAATATCTATGTTCTTTTTAAAGTCTTCAAAGGTCTGGCCAAGTTCCAGATTCTTTAGTAATTCTGAATACAATGTCTTTGTTACTTCTAAATCAGTACTTCTTTTTATCCAGAAGTAATTTGTTCTGTATCTTTCCATTACTCTTTGGATCTGATCATACGTTTGGGGCTCTCTGTTTAGTAACCAGTTTATTGCCTCATTGAAAGTCATATTGAATATATCCTGCAGATCTATTTCAGAATATACGGCAAACTCACTTTTCTTTTTATACTCGGCTGTTTTACTTCTATCTTTTATCGTTAAATACTGTCCCCATAATTCTGATAAGATTAATGAATTTTCATGGTTCTTTGTTCCGGTATCTATAGTCCGAATATCTTCTATAGAAGTAATATTTTTTATTTGATCCGCTATCTTTTTACTTATTTCAGGGACTATTTGTTTCCTGAGCCTTTCCATGTATTCTGTTGTTTTTTTATTACTGTCTTCAGTATTTTTCTTGGAAAACTCCGTAAATGGGTTATTTGGCTGCTGTTCATCTTTTTTCTTTAAGCTCTTATATCCGAATACTTCCTGTAATTCCGTCTCATCTATTTCATACCCTGCCTGTGATAGCTTTACTATCTGATCCGCCTTCTTATTTACTTCGTCCTGTTCTAAGTTCTTTATCTCAAGTTCTTTTTTACGATCCTGCTGCCTGTTTATTTCTATGTAATACTGATTCGGGTCATATCCATGGATTAAACCGTCTATATCAATTATTTTGTCCAGTTCTTCCCTTACAAAAAGCGCTATTTCATCTTCTATCTTTTCCTTTTCTTCCTGATGGATTGTTCCTAATGCCTGAGTCCCATTACCATTTGCACTACCGTCATTTATGGTTAAAGTACTTCCCAGGATATTCTGAAATATTTTTCTTTCCAGCTTTTCCATTAGTAAATTATGTATTTCTATATTCAAGTCTGCAAGCCTCAACAGTACTATACTATCCTTTATCCCACCCGCATTTGGAATTCCAACTGTATTCTTATCCATCATTCTTTTTAGTTCCTGACCCGTCTTTTCCACCAGTTCATCTTCAAGATTCGGATCATAACCAAACAACACGATAGTCCCACCATACTTTTCTATTATTCCGTTCATTTTCCCTTTGATGTATTTTATTTCCTCATAAGTCTTCAATATGGGCTTTAGTAATGTTTCTCCGTATGGCTTTGTCACATCTTCGTTGTATATGGATATATGCCATTTCATTGGATTATTTAGATATATCTTCTCGGATATTTTGCTTTGTATGTAGAATTCCTTCTTTTCTTTATCATATCTGATTAATTCTCTCGGAATAAAATCCAGTCTTTCTATCTCAAAATTTTCATTGTAGATTACTTCATGGACTGTTATTTTTAGAAAAGGTGTTTTTGCCAGTTCTCTGATAAAATTTACTTTGCTTTTTATGTTATTTAGCCTTCTCTGCCCTTCTTCAAGCAGAGTTTTCTCTTGGGAATCATTAACTACACCTTTTTCACTTGTAAAGATTAATTCCCGTGAAGTTACTCCTCTTACCAATGTTGAGATTGCTGTATTTATGTCTATATATTCAAATATTTCCTGTAATTCATGAGCCTCATAAACGTTCTTATATTCAATATCATAGCCGTTTATATCAATTACATTTCTCGCTATATTTTGTAGTACGTTTTTATTTGTTATATATGACGGCTCTCTTGGCTTCCTGTTTTTCCAAAACATTTTATTTTCCTTTCCCTAACAATCTTTCTATGTCTATTCCCTTTTTAGGCTGTTTATATATCGCATATCTCATCGCGTCTATTATGTGATTAAAGGCATCTACCGGCTTATTAAGAACTCTGCTGTCCTTTGTATCCCAGATGTAGCTTGAAAATTCCGTTATTGTGTTTACGCATCTTGGATGAATGTATATTTTGTATTGCTGTAATAGCTGAATTCCATGGAGTATACTGTCTTTTCCCTTAACTGATGGCTTTATTCTTCTTATTCCGTGTCTTTTTATTTCCTCTATACTCTTCTGTTCTGCTGAATCTCCTATTATTTCTTCCTTTTCATAACCCATGTATTTTATCTGTCTTGCTATTTCATCATTCAGCATTCCGGGTTTATAGAATTCATCAAATACATAAATTTCTTTATTTTCTTCATCTTCAAGATATCCTATGAAAGCTGACGGGTCATTCGTATATCCGAAATCAAGTCCGAATCTTGAGACCACTCCTTTTCTTTTGGATATCTCCCTGTAGTCAAACTCTTTTTCTTCCCAGTTTTCAAATACAAGACCTTCTGCTATTCCCCACTCTGCTTCTCCTTCTACTCTGTATCTTTTTGGATTATCCCGTTTCATTTTCTTAAAGATTTTTCTATCATCTTCGCCCAGAAATTCATTTACTTTGTAAGTGGTAGTTAATGCCAGTATATCCTCATCTTCTGTATCAAAGAATCTCGCTTTCAGCCAGTGCCTTTCATTCCAAGGATTAAATGTGAATGTTATCTGTTTCCAGAGATGATCAGGTAATTTTCCTCTTATGGATAAATCAAGTTTATTAAAGGCATCTTCATTTGTTATTTCGTATGCTTCTTCGCTTTGTGTTACGAACAAGCCGTTTCCGCTTATCCTCTGTACATTACTGCACAGTTCAGACTATATCTTCACTCATTTGAGTGCTCCCCGTTTCGAATTCACTTGAATCCTACTCTACTCATCAGGAGATTTTCCTGCTTTCGATAGTCGTTGAACGTTTTTACTCTGTGGTATTATCTTTCTAATAACATACAGATACCTATTTTTATATCTTTGCTATTATTTTTGTCTGCTTTGTGTATTCTTTAGCCAGTTTTCCACATTTGTAAACTTCGCTGCTGATTGCCCTCTAAGTCAATTTAGTTAGGGTGTTCCAGCAATTAGAGGAGTTTATTTTTATGTGCTGAACCGATCTCTTAATCCAGCACCAACACAGATATCCTTCCGATACTGTTATTGATGTTAATTTTAGAGGATCATCAAGACCTCTAAATAAGATTTTCTGCCCTGTCGGAATGTAGCTTAATTCAAGAGGGCTTCTTGTTGCTTTCCACAGATGACTTACTCCCAGCCTCTCTGTCGCCCAGATCAGATCCGTATAGCTGCTGTCTCTCAAAGTATTAAATACTTTCCTCACTACCAGAGCATTGGAATCTTTATGTTTCATTATGTTGTATATGAGCCATAATGCCATCGTCTTGCTTTTTTTACTTCCTCTGCTACCTTTTAACAGTCTGTATCTTTCTTTTGCATTCCAGAAAGTTTTATACCCTTTTCCGACAATATCTGGCAATCTTATTTTGGTGTATTTATTCATCCAGATCATCCTCTCCGACTATCACGACAGGAACAGCTTCTGTAAAATTTAATTTTTCTGTAAACAGACTGTATCTTTTTCCGAGTAGCTCTGCTGCTTTTAATCTATCCTTAGCACTTATTTGTTTTTTTATTATTTTAGCTTCACTCATACCGTCTCCTGTACCTTCTGTAACTACAACTTCTTCTTTTATTTCACCTCGCATCGAAGATGATAAATGTTCCATTACTTCTGTTGCATTAGCTATTCTTTTACTTTGCATTTTTTCCAGTCTTGCCTCTATATATTTTTTTATACCTACTTTACCCAACAGCTCATGTGCTCTTTTCTCTGCATAGGTATCACTATATCCTGCCTTCTTTGCCGCCTCTATTGCACCACCGCATTCAACATAGAAATCTGCAAATCTTTTTTGCTTTTCTGATAACTTCATTTTTTATCACCTCCGTATGCTTAAAATAAAAAAAGCTACCGAAAAACAATGACTTTTACATCATCATTTGACGGTAGCTCAGTAGCTCCACATCCTTCACAAGATAATAAATACCCTGCTTTTATTTAATTTTCTTTTTTCTTTTTATTATATCATACTTTTGTCAATTTTGATCATGGTTGACAACAGCTTTTTTCTAATTCGTTCAATATGGCTGTGAACAGTACTTCTCGAAAGTCCTAATTTAGCCCCAATCATATATTCTGATAATCCCTGAAGCCTCAAATTATAAATTTCTATTTCTCTAGGGCTTAATTTCTCTAATGGGGTTTCTTTATTTTTGATCATTCATTTTCACTCTCCTAAACATTACTAAGTTCTTTTGAGTATTATTAGTTTTTAAAAAGGCGAGTAGTTTATCAATTCTTTTTTTCTCCCGTACCTTTTGAATTTATTTCACTCACAAGTTTTGAAAAATATTCTTCCTTTTCTTTTTCTGTTAGTGGCGTCCTTAAATCAACTATCTTCTTTAGTTTTTCCATTTCTATCCCACTTCCTTCTCAAATCTGTCTCATACATCCCATGGAATTTCCCAGCATACCATCTCACAAGTTTGCTCTTAAACTGCTTTTCCGTCACATATCTTAGTTTCGGTCTTTTCTCATAAATTTTCCCGAATATGTGGCCTAAAATTAATAATATTAGTTCCAGAGGTGCAAAGATTACACACATCATAAAATGTATCACCAAAAATAAAATTATCCGGATTCTTAAAAATTTCTCTGTTTTCATTAGCTCCCTCCATATTTCCAATTCTTAACATCTTCTAAAAACTGTATCTTTTCCAGCTTTTTAATCTCTGCTCTGTATTCCAAAGTGGCAGCACATATGTTGTATATTGTCACACATATTACAAAAGTTATTATTATCTCTTTCATTCCGCCACCTCTAATTCCATAAGCTCTGCCTTGCTCCAAGCTTTTCCGCTTTCCCATGTGATGAAGGTGAATAGTTCTTTATTTATTTTTAAATTCCACCCTTTACTTCTCCAATGGTTAAAACCTTTTGGTATATCCGGTTTATGAGAACTTAAATATAAATCTCCACTCATGTCTCTTGATAACCAAAATTCCGGCTCAATACTTTCTGCAACATCTTTCTCTTTCCTCGTAAGCTTAGGCTTTTCATTAAGCATCACTTTTAAGCCGTAGAATTCTAGTTCATCCAGATTATTTTTTGATACATTGAACATATCAATCCATTTATTCTCACCGTTTACACTCTTTGTAAGCCTCTCAAATACTAAGCTGTTCATGCTGCTACCATAATTTTCTTTAATTCTGTTTCGCTTCCCCCATTCAAAACCTTTTAATTCAATTAATCTCTCTATATTTTTTATATCCATTCTTATCATCTCCTATACTTATCAATTCTTGCTTTTAAGCTGTTTAATAATGCTTCCTGTACATCTCCTTTATCTCCGAGTGCTGCCATTACATCCACATCTCTTGTTCCTTCTGTTATCAGGTGGTGTATAAATACTTTTTTAGTTTGTCCCTGTCTGTGAAGCCTTTTATTTGCCTGCTGGTACAATTCCAAAGACCAGTTTAATCCAAACCAAATTACGTGGTTTCCTCCGGCTTGTAAATTCAGACCATATGCACTACTTGCAGGATGCGTGAGTAATATATCTATTTCCCGGTTATTCCAGTCTGTCACATCCTGATCAGTCTTTAGCTCTCTGACCCTCAAATTTGACTTTGACAAACTTTTCTTAATCCGGTCTTTGTCATGTTTGAAAGAATAGAAAACTAATGCTGATTGTCCATTTAGAGCTTCTACGAGCTCTTGGAAAGCCTCTATCTTGCAATTATGTACTTCATGGATTTTTCTATCCTCATCATAAACAGCACCATTACTCAATTGTAAAAGCTTATTTGTTAAAGCTGCTGCACTGGTCACATCTACGGTTTCTCCAGTTTCAATTAACTCAAGTATCATTTCTTTTTCTAATTCGTCATATGCTTTCTGGGCTTTCGTATCAAGTTCAACTGATATTCTGTTGTAATTTATATCTGGTAATTCCAGATAATCCTCTGCTTTCATGCTTATACAGATATCCGATATTTTGTTATGTATTGAATCTTCTGAACCATCTTTCAAATCATATGTACCAAAGCTCTGATCTCCATATCTTGTATAATTAAAATATCTTTCCCGGAAACCTGTTATATTTTTTTCCAGTCTTTGCCCTTGGTCAAGTAGATATATCTGAGCCCATATATCAATCAGCCCGTTAGGTGCCGGTGTTCCTGTCAGTCCTATAATTCTTTTTATTTTTCCAAGGACTAACTTCAGGCTTTTAAATCTTTTGGATTGATGATTTTTGAATGATGACAGCTCGTCAATTACGACCATATCAAACGGCCATGAATTCTGATAATATTCAACTAACCATTGTGTATTTTCCCGGTTAATAACATAGATGTCCGCCGGAGTATTAAGAGCTTTTATTCTTTGTTTCAAGGTCCCTAAGACCTTAGAAACTCTTAATAATCTCAAGTGTTCCCACTTTTCTATTTCTTTGCTCCAAGTAGATTCTGCCACTTTTTTTGGAGCTATTACCAGAACTTTTTCAACATCAAGCCTGCTATATATCAAATCATTTATTGCCGTTAATGTTATTATTGTTTTACCAAGCCCCATATCAAGTAATAATCCTAAACTTTTATCTGATACAGCTCTGTCAATACAATACTTTTGATAATTATGTGGTATGAATTCCATTGTTATTTAGTCCTTTCTAAGCGTTTTCTTGCTTCTCTTACCAGTCCGTCAATTTGTTGTTTTGAATCAATGATCATAACCCCAAACCCTAAATCTCTAATTTTCCTGATCTGACTGTCTTGGATTGCTCTTGTTTTTTTTCCCGGAGCTTTTAACTCTACAAAAAACGACCATCTTCCGGGCAACAACACTAATCTGTCTGGCACTCCTGCATTACCCGGACTTACAAATTTATATGCTATGCCTCCGAGTTTTTTTATTTCATCTCTCAAATATTTTTCAATATCTTTTTCTTTTAATTCATTTTTAAACATATTGTCTCCTTTTTTATTTAGGCAAATTTATCTCTAAAAGATGTAACAGATTCTATATAAGTTTATACTATATACGAAATAAACGAATTAAGCATATTAAGTAAAACGTATATATTGCATAATATGCTTAATATACATATATTATATAAAAGTTATAAAATATATGTTACATGTTACATACATATATATATAGTAGTATTAATAGTACTTTGACTATGTATCAAAAGGTGTAACATTCTCATTTTTTTGTTTCATTAATCTTTTTTAATGTTACACCTTTTCACCACTTTGTTACATCATTTTTAACTCTTAATCTGTTTATTTTAAAAAACTTTCTAATTTTTCTGTTACATTGTTACACATTTATCAAAAACGCTATTTACAAAGTCTTGAGGTGTAACACTTAATTTGCTCTTTCAAAACCTCTTTGTACCCCATAACAGCCAAATCTTAATGTCTTTTTAAGTCGATTCCATCCTGATAAGTTTTCTAAAATTAAATTTATTTCTCTTGAATCTGCTGTCTTCATATTTTTTACATCTCCGCCTAGACACTCGCACCATATTTCCAAAGCACAAATTCTGTCTCTTTTCACCATTTTTTCCTTTACTTCTATATCGAACGGGCTTCTTACATATTCTATTTTCTGTTTTAGTGTTTTAGAGTTCCAACTTTCCGGTATTTCGGTCTCCAAAAATTCCGATATTATTCCTTCTTTAGGTGAGCTTTCACTATGTTGTTTTTGCATTTCAAGGGCTATTGCTTTCGCTTCTTCTCCATCTAAATCAAGTTTTAAACCAGCTATAAAATTAACATATGCTTCTGCCCATATCTGATCCACCTCTTTTGGTAAATCATCAAACACAGATTTGGTAGGTTTTTGTTCCAGTATTACAATTGGCCAGAATCTTCTATCACCTGTTTTATCTCTCAAAAACTCCCAGTTATTAGTAGTCCCAAAAAAGACACAACGTCTGGGATGATTCCTGTTTCTATGACCAAAAGGGTCTCTGTATCTATCCTCTTGTTTTGATAAAAAGTGTTTTACGGCATTTACTTTTGACATTCCCATACCTGACAACTCCCCAAGTTCTATTATCCAAGCACCTTGTATTGTCACAGCTGCTTCTTTACCATCAAAATTATCTAAACTATTACTAAACCAAGGACCACCTAAAGTCCTAAAAAAAGTAGTTTTCCCTTTCCCCTGCCCTCCTTGTAATATGGGAGCATAATCATATTTAACTGCACCGTCTATTGCTCTGGCTACAGCAGCAGTCAAAGCTACTTTCATTACCTGTCTTGTATAATCGTTATCAACTGCCCCGAAATAATCGATTAAAAGTGTATCCAATCTTTTTATGCCATCCCAAATTAAACTTTCTAAATATTTTTTCACTTCATTTATTTTATTCTTTTTAGCTACTATACTCAGTGCATCCGATATTTTGTCTTTCCCGGTAATCTCGTAAAACTCCTCTAGATGATTTCTCAGACTGCTGTCGTCGACATCTTCCCACTCTCTTTTGACTTCTGTTTCTTCTGAGTTATCCCAAGGCAGACGACCTAATACTAAACTTCTGGTAGCAAAATCATCTAAAGCTATTTTCCCTTTTAAAAGAACGTCATTTTCTAGTATTATTTCTATATTTCTTATTGTTTTTTCATTTTTTCCATTTTGGTTTTTCTTAAGACTGTTCATCCACGATAAGTCTACATCGTCATCTACTCCGAAAGCATCAAAAGCTCTTTTATATCTATCTTTATTCAATATTTCAGCAACTTCATCAATTCCATATGCCAATTTCCGCATTTCAACAAAAGAAGGCAGCTTCCCATTTGGTGTCAGCTCTTTTGCCACATCATCAAGACCGCCAAATTTATGAAGTCTTACTAAATCAAAGGCATTACATAAAGTTTGTCCTGCCGGATCCGTTGCATGATGGGAATATACAAATTTATCATCATATACTACTGCCCCGCCGTAAGTACTCCCGCCCATAAAAGTTAATCTGTCCTTTACATCACATATCTCGTAACTGTCAGGAATAAATCTTTCTATTGCTTCATAGATATTAAATACTTTACAAAATGCCCCTATTACTCCGTCCTTTTCTGTGGGATCCTGTTGCTTTTTTACCTGATTTTCTCTTACTTTGTCATATCCCGGAACCTGTGGCCATTCTGTAACATCTTTCCAGTCTTTATATTGTGACAGTATCCAGTCTGTTTTTATAAAAGGCTTATCCTCATATTTATAAACATAATTACTATCAGAACTGCAGCTAGGCCAGAACATCAACCTTGCTACTTCAAAAGTGGTAGGATCACACAGCCCTATTCCTATCATATTACCTAATTTTCTTGCCACCGGTTCGTATTCATCAGAGGTCATACTGCGATCAACAGGGATAATAACTCTTAATCTTGGCTGATAATCTGAATGTTTTCTTGTTGAATATACAGCATATCCAATATTAAGGCTGCTTATTCTTTTTAATACTTCCTCTGTTTTCCCAGCTTCTATATTATCCAGATCAAGAGTTACGAGATCCCTTGATAGTATATTTGTATTTCTTCTCTTACCTTCTTTGAGCTTCCCGCCTACAAAGCCACCCACATCTTTTAACCCATCCTGATCCGGTTTTTTCATAGCCAAAAATTCTTCTAAAGTTTCATCAGTACGAACTGGTGTTTTTATTTTATTAACAAAATCAGACCACTTCATTACTTCCGTTTTCCACTCTATCGACTTTCTACTATTACCATTACTGATTACTATATCCCTGTTGTTCTCCATTTACTTCTCCTTTCGCTCTACCTTTCCGGTTCCGTTACACAATTCGCAGTCTATAAAATTTTCACCTTCATCAGTATGAAAACCATCACCGCCACAATTAGGGCAGATATCAGGTTCATAATATCCAGTTTTTATTCTTTCCAATGTCCTGTCTATTTTCTGTCTTGCTATTTCTATAATTTCACCTCTTTTACCATGTTTAAAGAAACGCTCTAAAAGATTCACATCAAGGATATAAAATTCAAGCATAGGGATTAGAACAAATTCTAAGAAATCGATTTTATTTATTTGTTCTGCTACAACATAACAATCTGTTAATTCTTCTAAAATTTTAGATATATCTGTCTTCTTAGACCAAAGCGCCTTTATTGTGTTTTTATTACACAGGTAGAATTCTCTGATTGCTCGCTCAAATTCTTCCAGTTCTTCCAACAATTTAGCTTTCTGATTTATCTCACCAAAATGATTCTTTATCGTTTTCAGTTTATTTTTATATTCTTCATTTAAATTACTTAACATTTATTAATCACATCCTTAAATATATTCTGTTTAGTCTTCAAACAATCTACTGATTTCTTCCAGCCTCTCATTCATCTTCTTCACTTTTTTATTTACAGCTTGTCGCGTAACTCCCAACATCTTCCCTATATCTCCCTGTTTATATCCCTGTTTATGGTGCAAGTCGTATATTTGTAGTTCTTCTCTGTTTAAAACTAGCTTCTTGATTATTGTTTTTAATTTATTTCTTGACAAAGTGTTTATAAAGTCTATTATTCTTCCGGATTTTAATATCTCGTCTAATTCCCACATAAAATCCTTTATTTTCATTTCTTCTATATCTTCCACAGTAACAATAGATTTCGGAAATAAATCCTCTCCGGCTACTTTCAGCATTATTAGTTCTCCGATATCCTTATCAAGAACTTTATATTCTTTGTATTGTATCGCCATCCATAACCTCTAATCTTTCTTATAGTAATAGCTTTCGAAACCATCTGCATTTAATAATAATCCGTCAGCCCAGTTAATATTCTGCCCCATTATGTTGCAAATTTCGTCCACTGTTACACTTTCTTCTGTTTCGACTACTATTTCATCGTGAATATGCATTACTATCTTAAATCCTTTATTTTTCACTCTTATTAAGCTTTCTGCCAAACAATCCCGGGCAATAGCCTGTGTTACATTCTCCACAAGTTTTCCACCGTAACTTTCCTGTGTTTCCCATTTCCTCGTTGTCTGATTTACTCCTTTGTATGTTATTACTGTTGCATTCCAACTATTTAATCTTGTCCCTGGTGATGCATAATATAATTTTCTTTTGCTTGGCAGCTGTATCGTCATAAAATCAAGACCGGTTATAAAATCATATTCATAAGCCAGTATCAAGCCTTTTATATTTACCGATTCTTTATTTTCTATTACATAGGCGGCTGCATTCCCTAATTGTTGCCACAGATCATAAATTCTTTTATTTGATGATCTCCACCTATAAACAATATCCTGAAGTTCATCATCACTCAGTCCCATTTTGTCAGCTCCCATTGCTTTAAGTGCACCCACGCTACCGCCATAGCCAAGTGCCAATTCTGCTATTTTCCCCTTTTGTCTTAATTCATATTCCTTATTGCCTTTTACTATTCGCTCTATCGGAACACCAAACATCTGACTTGCCGATGCTTCGTATATTTTCCCATGGGTTCTGAATACATTCTGTCGCCATTCCTCCCCTGCAAGCCAAGCAATCACCCGTGCCTCAATTGCAGAAAAGTCCGCTACTACAAACTTTTTCCCAACCTCAGGTATAAAAGCCGTCCTGATGAGCTGGCTTAATGTA is from Sebaldella sp. S0638 and encodes:
- a CDS encoding phage virion morphogenesis protein; translated protein: MKAKLKVIRNLKNLDKRVKAVKSMYDITYLTGKISRDMKKEVDMRFRNEVDTDGRPWKGLKGNTIISRYNSGLKKKRGRRAVKGRSRILSNTGRLRNSIRARNTRTEAIVGTNTKYAAVHNFGYPKRNIPQRRFMGLNRGQRIKYKDWIIKWKKGQLR
- a CDS encoding DEAD/DEAH box helicase gives rise to the protein MEFIPHNYQKYCIDRAVSDKSLGLLLDMGLGKTIITLTAINDLIYSRLDVEKVLVIAPKKVAESTWSKEIEKWEHLRLLRVSKVLGTLKQRIKALNTPADIYVINRENTQWLVEYYQNSWPFDMVVIDELSSFKNHQSKRFKSLKLVLGKIKRIIGLTGTPAPNGLIDIWAQIYLLDQGQRLEKNITGFRERYFNYTRYGDQSFGTYDLKDGSEDSIHNKISDICISMKAEDYLELPDINYNRISVELDTKAQKAYDELEKEMILELIETGETVDVTSAAALTNKLLQLSNGAVYDEDRKIHEVHNCKIEAFQELVEALNGQSALVFYSFKHDKDRIKKSLSKSNLRVRELKTDQDVTDWNNREIDILLTHPASSAYGLNLQAGGNHVIWFGLNWSLELYQQANKRLHRQGQTKKVFIHHLITEGTRDVDVMAALGDKGDVQEALLNSLKARIDKYRR
- a CDS encoding phage minor head protein, encoding MFWKNRKPREPSYITNKNVLQNIARNVIDINGYDIEYKNVYEAHELQEIFEYIDINTAISTLVRGVTSRELIFTSEKGVVNDSQEKTLLEEGQRRLNNIKSKVNFIRELAKTPFLKITVHEVIYNENFEIERLDFIPRELIRYDKEKKEFYIQSKISEKIYLNNPMKWHISIYNEDVTKPYGETLLKPILKTYEEIKYIKGKMNGIIEKYGGTIVLFGYDPNLEDELVEKTGQELKRMMDKNTVGIPNAGGIKDSIVLLRLADLNIEIHNLLMEKLERKIFQNILGSTLTINDGSANGNGTQALGTIHQEEKEKIEDEIALFVREELDKIIDIDGLIHGYDPNQYYIEINRQQDRKKELEIKNLEQDEVNKKADQIVKLSQAGYEIDETELQEVFGYKSLKKKDEQQPNNPFTEFSKKNTEDSNKKTTEYMERLRKQIVPEISKKIADQIKNITSIEDIRTIDTGTKNHENSLILSELWGQYLTIKDRSKTAEYKKKSEFAVYSEIDLQDIFNMTFNEAINWLLNREPQTYDQIQRVMERYRTNYFWIKRSTDLEVTKTLYSELLKNLELGQTFEDFKKNIDIESLGFGKDGYYLRQVFDQTMINAQSVGQWEQLQEGMQYGFIYGLYDAILDGRETDLCRQLDGKVYRLDSPFWEVYYPPNHFRCRSRVTALSEEDMTNYGYRAESGEIGTNPQKGFDKNIGSNYISGIKRYVNQKEKEAEELYKKVSNYEG
- a CDS encoding VRR-NUC domain-containing protein, whose translation is MFKNELKEKDIEKYLRDEIKKLGGIAYKFVSPGNAGVPDRLVLLPGRWSFFVELKAPGKKTRAIQDSQIRKIRDLGFGVMIIDSKQQIDGLVREARKRLERTK
- a CDS encoding PBSX family phage terminase large subunit, whose product is MFVTQSEEAYEITNEDAFNKLDLSIRGKLPDHLWKQITFTFNPWNERHWLKARFFDTEDEDILALTTTYKVNEFLGEDDRKIFKKMKRDNPKRYRVEGEAEWGIAEGLVFENWEEKEFDYREISKRKGVVSRFGLDFGYTNDPSAFIGYLEDEENKEIYVFDEFYKPGMLNDEIARQIKYMGYEKEEIIGDSAEQKSIEEIKRHGIRRIKPSVKGKDSILHGIQLLQQYKIYIHPRCVNTITEFSSYIWDTKDSRVLNKPVDAFNHIIDAMRYAIYKQPKKGIDIERLLGKGK
- a CDS encoding LuxR C-terminal-related transcriptional regulator; amino-acid sequence: MIKNKETPLEKLSPREIEIYNLRLQGLSEYMIGAKLGLSRSTVHSHIERIRKKLLSTMIKIDKSMI
- a CDS encoding terminase small subunit, with the protein product MKLSEKQKRFADFYVECGGAIEAAKKAGYSDTYAEKRAHELLGKVGIKKYIEARLEKMQSKRIANATEVMEHLSSSMRGEIKEEVVVTEGTGDGMSEAKIIKKQISAKDRLKAAELLGKRYSLFTEKLNFTEAVPVVIVGEDDLDE
- a CDS encoding phage terminase large subunit — protein: MNKYTKIRLPDIVGKGYKTFWNAKERYRLLKGSRGSKKSKTMALWLIYNIMKHKDSNALVVRKVFNTLRDSSYTDLIWATERLGVSHLWKATRSPLELSYIPTGQKILFRGLDDPLKLTSITVSEGYLCWCWIKRSVQHIKINSSNCWNTLTKLT